A window of the Eretmochelys imbricata isolate rEreImb1 chromosome 7, rEreImb1.hap1, whole genome shotgun sequence genome harbors these coding sequences:
- the MORN4 gene encoding MORN repeat-containing protein 4 isoform X2 translates to MEVSSHPPGPGSMTLTKGSFTYSSGEEYCGEWKEGRRHGVGQLTFADGSTYLGHFENGLFHGCGVLTFSDGSRYEGEFMQGKFNGVGVFTRYDSMTFEGEFKSGRVDGFGLLTFPDGSHGVPRSEGFFENNKLLRREKCPAVIQRAQSASKSAHNLPA, encoded by the exons GTGTCATCTCACCCTCCAGGACCTGGCAGCATGACCTTGACCAAGGGCTCCTTCACCTACTCCAGTGGGGAGGAGTACTGCGGGGAGTGGAAGGAAG GCCGCAGGCACGGCGTTGGCCAGCTAACGTTTGCGGATGGCAGCACCTACCTGGGTCACTTTGAGAATGGGCTCTTCCATGGCTGCGGCGTGCTCACCTTCTCCGATGGCTCCAG GTACGAGGGGGAGTTCATGCAGGGGAAGTTCAATGGCGTCGGAGTTTTCACACGCTACGACTCGATGACCTTCGAGGGCGAGTTCAAGAGCGGGCGTGTGGACGGCTTCG ggctcCTGACCTTCCCCGACGGCTCCCATGGGGTGCCCCGCAGCGAGGGCTTCTTTGAGAACAACAAGCTGCTGCGGCGGGAGAAGTGCCCGGCCGTGATCCAGAGAGCTCAAAGTGCCTCCAAGTCCGCACACAACCTCCCGGCGTGA